The Aneurinibacillus uraniidurans genome segment CCAGCACTTGTCCGCATTAAAGGCGCCCTTTTGACAACGGCGATTGCCGAATATTTTCGTGACCAGGGTTTAAACGTCATGATGATGATGGACTCTGTTACCCGGTTTGCGATGGCACAACGGGAAGTAGGGCTAGCAATTGGAGAACCGCCTGCTACTAGGGGGTATACGCCTTCTGTATTTGCTTTGCTACCACGGCTTCTTGAGCGGGCTGGTACATCACCAGCAGGATCGATTACTGCGTTTTATACGGTGCTTGTCGAGGGAGATGATATGAATGACCCGATTGCTGACTCCGTGCGCGGTATTCTGGATGGGCACATCGTACTAAGTCGCAAACTTGCCCATAGCGGTCATTATCCTGCCATTGATGTGCTGGCAAGTGTAAGCCGTGTCATGAAGGAGATTGTTACACCTGAACATCAGGCAGCTGCCAATGAGCTCAAACGATTGCTTGCTGTATATCGAGATGCTGAAGACTTAATTAATATTGGAGCATACAAGGCAGGAGCCAGTCGGGATATTGATATGGCCATTCAGTACAGAGATACGATTTTACAGTATGCTAATCAGCAGACAGATGAGGTATCCACACTTGAGGATGCCATTGCACAGCTGACCCGTACGTTTTAAAACGTAGACAGGAGGCATTCATGTCATTTGTTTATTCGTTTCAAAAAATTCTCGATGTCAAAGCCAAGGAGAAGGAGCAAGCAGAGATGAGCTATAGCCACTCTGTTCAGGCACTTCGAATCGAAGAACAGAAGCTTATGCATCTAGAACAGAATAAGCAGGAGATGGAACAGAAGCTTCAGCAGGAGAATAGTATTTCTCTTGCTAAACTGCGAAGCAGCTATGAATATATCGGACATTTACAGCGAATGATCGTAGAGGCGGCATGTACAAAGCAGCAGGCAGAAAAAGAAGTAGAGTTCAAACAGGGGCTTTTAACAGAACGAGTTATGGATGAAAAAGTCTGGTTGAAGCTCAAAGAGAATGCACATGAACAGTACAGGGAGTTACAGAAACAAACGGAGCAGAAAGAGCTGGATGAAATCGCAGTAGCACGCTATTTCAGACAAAAAGTGAATTCGGTCTAGGGGTGTTTTCTATGGAAGAAATAGCAGAGGAACAATCCTATAGTAAAATGGAATGGTTCTTTTATATTATTTTTATCCCTTTGCTATTTACGCTTGTGTTATCGGCGATTATTGCGCAGATGTTTGGCTATAACGTCGTAGGAATGCTGGCGAAGGGACTGAATCAAGTGCCGGTGGTTGAGAAGCTAATCCCGGATTCAGCTGTGCCAAATTCAAAGAAGACGACGCAGACCGAGACTACAACCGCAAAACAAGATACGCGCGCGGATGATTTACAAAAGCAGATTGATTTAAAAAATAAAGAGATTGACAAATTAAAACAAGCACAAGGAACAGAGAATAACACACAGGATCAGATGCAGAATCAGAATCAGGCGCAGGATCCTGCAGCTGCACAAGCGTTAAAGCAAAAGGCTGAAGAAGAGCGGCTGAAAAAAACAAAGCAGTTGGCTAAGATTTATACATCGATGTCAGCGGGTAAAGCAGCTCCGATCCTGGAAAAAATGCCGCCAGCAGAAGCAGCCATTCTTCTCCAAGCTATGAAAGCAGAAGACCGTTCTGCCATTATGGCTAAGATGAATCCTAAAATAGCAGCGGATATGACGGTGCTTATGAAACAGATGAATCAGATGCAGGTCTTAGATGCTATGCCGCAAGCAACGACGACAGCAGGGATGGCAGCACAGGAAGAAGAAAAGGCAAAAGCACAGGCAGCGATTCAGAACCAGACTAAAATTGTAACAAATAATGCGTCTGCTGAAGAAGTAGCAGCTTCAATTGCTACGATGCCGCCAGCAAGTGCGGCTGTTCTGGTTGAAAACTTGTTCCGAACAGATGAGCAAAAAGCGCTTGCAGTCATGCGCAGCCTAGATCAGCAAAAGCGTGGCGACATTTTATCAAGCATTACAAATGACTTGAAAAAAGGTGCACTCGCAGCGAAAATTAGTCAGAAACTGATGGCGTACTAATGTGTTAAACAGATGGAGAAAGGAGGTGAAACATATGATACAGGGAGCAGGAAAACTGGATGTAATAATGCCAAAACCAGCTGTCACATCGAAATCCACGACGGCATCGCAAGCAATCGCTTCCTCTTCATTTGCTGATCGACTGGAGAAGGCAACAGCAGCACCGGTGAATGACAAAACGGAGGAAAGTAGTCCATCTCAAACAGAAAGTCCAAAGGAGCAGATGGAAAGCATTCTTGATGCAATCTTGCAGACAGTAAAGGAAGAGGGTCTGCCGGAGAAGCTTGAAGATAATCCAGAGTTGCAGACTTTGGTCCAGCAACTGTATGCCCTTATGAATGCTCAATCGCAGCAGACAGAACCTGCCCTGAAGCAGTTAGACAAGGGGAATGAAGTTCAGTCTATACTACCGGATGCTTCCCCGGAAGAATGGATGAAAAAGATGTTTGACATGCTTGTTAGCATGCAGAAAGCAGCAGAAGTAAATCCAGCCAAGGGTATGCCGCAGGGACTTCAGGAAAAGTTCGAGCAGGTGCTTACAATGTTAAAGGGTGCAAGTATCCCGAACAACAATGCTGATACGATACATTCCGCAAAGCTGGAAATAAGTCCGGAACAAGTAGAAGATCAGCAGAGTGTGATACAGCCTGTAAAACCACAGACTACTGCGGAGCAAGGAGCGTTTTCTCAGCAGCAATCTGCTAAAGAGCCAGATAAATCGGTATCTATGCAGACAGTTGAAACGGTTGATGAAACCGAAGCGGTTGTTCCAGGTGAAGGGAATGCTGTGAAGGTCATGCATCATCAGGTAAATGATATTACACCTGTTGGCAGTAAAGAGATGGCTTCAGCAGGAAAAACTCAAATCCCGCTTGTCCCATCCCGTTTCTTTGTAAATGAAATGGAAGCATTTGTTCTGAAACAGGTTCAGTTGAACCGAGGGACAGGAGCGATGGAAACGGTCATTCGTCTTTTTCCGGAAAACTTGGGTCGAGTTGATGTACGGATCAGTGCAGTAAATGGAAATATTATGGCGCAGTTCATTACAACGAACACCGCTGGGAAAGAAGCTGTCGAGCAGCATTTAAATCAGCTTCGTCAGGCACTTACGCAGCATGGCCTGAACGTAGAGAAGTTAGAAGTGACACAGCTTCAGACATCCTCTACTAACAATTCTTCAACAAATCAAGATACGCTGAATGGACAGAACAAGGAGCAATCTCAGCGAGAAAAACAGCATGCTTCTAAAGAGGAAAATGAACAGTCAGTATTTAATTTGGAAGATTTGTTGAATGAAGAAGGAATAGCTGAAGAAACTGAAGTGTTATAATCATGTTATAAAGAAAGGAGGAGCAGTCACATGCCTACGATTGATACCAAAATGTATAATAACTCTTTTCAGAATACAAATAAGACGGCAGAAGAAAGATCTACGCTTGGAAAAGACGACTTTTTAAAAATCCTTATAACTCAGCTGCAAAATCAGGACCCGACGCAACCGCTTCAGGATCGTGAATTTATTGCGCAAATGGCACAGTTCAGTTCACTTGAACAATTGACAAACTTAAACAAAACGATGAATACGGTAGCAGAATCTCAAACGCTTGGTGGTCTTTCTGGAATGATCGGCAAGCAGGTAACCTGGACAGAAAAAGCGAGAGAAGTAGATGATCAAGGAACAGTAACGTATAAAGACGTACCAAAACAGGGGATTGTGAAGTCGGTAAGTATGAAAGATGGAACAACTCAACTTATTATGGAAGATGGCTCTAAAGCAGCAGTAGGATTAATTGAAACGATGACGAACCCAACTGCCCCTGCTGACGCGAATTCGGGGTCTACATCATGAATCACATAAAGGCCGGTCAGATTTTTTATCCTCAGCCTCAACCTGCTGTAAAACCTGTACCTTCTACTCGCAAGGGAGTCTCCTTTGACTCGATCTTGTCGCAGAAGATTAAGGATCAGCAACCTATTGAATTTTCAAATCATGCGATTCAACGACTTGAAAAGCGGGGGATTGAGTTAAGTGAAGAGGATTTAAATCGTCTCTCATCAGCTGTGCAAAAGGTGAAAGCTAAAGGTGCTAATGAGTCGCTGATTTTGATGAATGATGTGGCTTATATTGTTAGTGTTCCGAATCAGAAGGTAATTACCGCAATGGACAGATCTTCTATGGGGGAAAATGTTTTTACAAACATTGATAGTGCTGTAATAGTATAACGGAATTTAGGCTGGCCCTCATTGAGGAAGCCTCGTATCGCTGATTGACAGACGCGGTACAATACGAAAAAAATAGGGGGAAATAAAACATGTTACGTTCT includes the following:
- the flgD gene encoding flagellar hook assembly protein FlgD; the encoded protein is MPTIDTKMYNNSFQNTNKTAEERSTLGKDDFLKILITQLQNQDPTQPLQDREFIAQMAQFSSLEQLTNLNKTMNTVAESQTLGGLSGMIGKQVTWTEKAREVDDQGTVTYKDVPKQGIVKSVSMKDGTTQLIMEDGSKAAVGLIETMTNPTAPADANSGSTS
- a CDS encoding MotE family protein — translated: MEEIAEEQSYSKMEWFFYIIFIPLLFTLVLSAIIAQMFGYNVVGMLAKGLNQVPVVEKLIPDSAVPNSKKTTQTETTTAKQDTRADDLQKQIDLKNKEIDKLKQAQGTENNTQDQMQNQNQAQDPAAAQALKQKAEEERLKKTKQLAKIYTSMSAGKAAPILEKMPPAEAAILLQAMKAEDRSAIMAKMNPKIAADMTVLMKQMNQMQVLDAMPQATTTAGMAAQEEEKAKAQAAIQNQTKIVTNNASAEEVAASIATMPPASAAVLVENLFRTDEQKALAVMRSLDQQKRGDILSSITNDLKKGALAAKISQKLMAY
- the fliJ gene encoding flagellar export protein FliJ — translated: MSFVYSFQKILDVKAKEKEQAEMSYSHSVQALRIEEQKLMHLEQNKQEMEQKLQQENSISLAKLRSSYEYIGHLQRMIVEAACTKQQAEKEVEFKQGLLTERVMDEKVWLKLKENAHEQYRELQKQTEQKELDEIAVARYFRQKVNSV
- a CDS encoding TIGR02530 family flagellar biosynthesis protein, with product MNHIKAGQIFYPQPQPAVKPVPSTRKGVSFDSILSQKIKDQQPIEFSNHAIQRLEKRGIELSEEDLNRLSSAVQKVKAKGANESLILMNDVAYIVSVPNQKVITAMDRSSMGENVFTNIDSAVIV
- a CDS encoding flagellar hook-length control protein FliK, with protein sequence MIQGAGKLDVIMPKPAVTSKSTTASQAIASSSFADRLEKATAAPVNDKTEESSPSQTESPKEQMESILDAILQTVKEEGLPEKLEDNPELQTLVQQLYALMNAQSQQTEPALKQLDKGNEVQSILPDASPEEWMKKMFDMLVSMQKAAEVNPAKGMPQGLQEKFEQVLTMLKGASIPNNNADTIHSAKLEISPEQVEDQQSVIQPVKPQTTAEQGAFSQQQSAKEPDKSVSMQTVETVDETEAVVPGEGNAVKVMHHQVNDITPVGSKEMASAGKTQIPLVPSRFFVNEMEAFVLKQVQLNRGTGAMETVIRLFPENLGRVDVRISAVNGNIMAQFITTNTAGKEAVEQHLNQLRQALTQHGLNVEKLEVTQLQTSSTNNSSTNQDTLNGQNKEQSQREKQHASKEENEQSVFNLEDLLNEEGIAEETEVL